A stretch of Pseudomonas taetrolens DNA encodes these proteins:
- a CDS encoding M18 family aminopeptidase, whose translation MREELNQGLIDFLKASPTPFHATASLVQRLEAAGFQRLDERETWFTEANGRYYVTRNDSSIVAFKLGRHSALHGGIRMVGAHTDSPCLRVKPQPELQRQGFWQLGVEVYGGALLAPWFDRDLSLAGRVTFRRDGQVESQLIDFRAPIATIPNLAIHLNRAANEGWPINPQTELPPILAQVAGDERVDFRALLTDQLAREHGLNADVVLDYELSFYDTQSAAVIGLNGDFIAGARLDNLLSCYAGLQALLNTETEETCLFVANDHEEVGSCSACGADGPMLEQILQRLLPEGDEYVRTIQKSLLVSADNAHGVHPNYADKHDANHGPKLNAGPVIKVNSNQRYATNSETAGFFRHLCMAEEVPVQSFVVRSDMGCGSTIGPITASHLGVRTVDIGLPTFAMHSIRELAGSHDLAHLVKVLSAFYASQQLP comes from the coding sequence ATGCGCGAAGAGTTGAACCAAGGCCTGATCGACTTTCTGAAGGCCTCCCCTACCCCCTTTCATGCCACTGCCAGTCTTGTTCAACGTCTGGAGGCTGCAGGTTTTCAGCGCCTCGACGAACGCGAAACATGGTTCACCGAAGCCAATGGCCGTTATTACGTCACCCGTAATGACTCTTCCATCGTTGCTTTCAAGCTGGGTCGTCACTCTGCGCTGCATGGCGGCATCCGCATGGTCGGTGCTCACACAGACAGCCCCTGCCTGCGGGTCAAGCCACAACCCGAATTGCAACGTCAGGGTTTCTGGCAGCTGGGTGTCGAAGTCTACGGCGGCGCCTTGCTGGCTCCCTGGTTCGACCGCGACCTGTCGCTCGCCGGGCGTGTCACCTTTCGCCGCGATGGCCAGGTTGAAAGCCAGCTGATCGATTTCAGGGCGCCAATTGCGACCATCCCCAATCTGGCGATCCACCTCAATCGCGCCGCCAACGAAGGCTGGCCAATCAATCCCCAGACCGAACTGCCGCCAATCCTGGCTCAGGTCGCCGGCGATGAGCGCGTTGATTTCCGCGCCCTGCTCACCGACCAACTGGCGCGCGAGCACGGTCTCAACGCTGACGTCGTGCTCGATTACGAGTTGAGTTTCTACGACACTCAAAGCGCCGCAGTCATCGGTCTCAATGGCGACTTCATCGCCGGCGCACGCCTCGATAACCTGCTGTCGTGTTACGCCGGCCTGCAAGCCCTGCTCAATACCGAGACCGAAGAAACCTGCCTGTTCGTGGCCAACGATCACGAAGAGGTCGGCTCGTGCTCGGCGTGCGGCGCCGACGGTCCGATGCTCGAACAAATCCTCCAGCGCCTGCTGCCTGAGGGTGACGAGTACGTGCGCACCATTCAAAAGTCGCTGCTGGTATCAGCCGATAACGCTCATGGCGTGCACCCCAACTATGCCGACAAGCACGACGCCAACCACGGCCCGAAACTCAATGCCGGACCGGTGATCAAGGTCAACAGCAATCAGCGTTACGCCACCAACAGCGAAACAGCCGGTTTTTTCCGTCATCTGTGCATGGCCGAAGAAGTTCCGGTGCAGAGCTTTGTCGTGCGCAGCGACATGGGCTGCGGATCAACCATTGGCCCGATCACCGCCAGCCATCTGGGCGTGCGCACCGTGGACATCGGCCTGCCGACATTTGCCATGCATTCGATTCGAGAGCTGGCCGGCAGTCATGACCTGGCACACCTGGTCAAAGTATTGAGCGCGTTCTACGCCAGCCAGCAATTGCCATAA
- a CDS encoding lipid A biosynthesis lauroyl acyltransferase yields MDRPRFRAAFFHPRFWPLWSGLGLLWLVVQLPYKTQLCIGRGLGALMYRVAGDRRRIAARNLELCFPEKTAAERKRLLKDNFASTGIAFFEMAMSWWWSRPRLARLAHVEGLEHLKQAQLDGKGVILMAFHFTTLEIGAALLGQKHTIDGMYREHKNPLFDFIQRRGRERHNVDSLAVERDDVRGMLKLLRSGRAIWYAPDQDYGAKQSIFVPLFGIPAATVTATSKFARLGKAQVVPFTQQRLADGSGYKLVIHPPLKDFPGESDEADCLRINHWVERAVRECPEQYLWAHRRFKTRPPGEPKLYDKRR; encoded by the coding sequence ATGGATCGCCCGCGTTTTCGAGCTGCTTTTTTTCATCCGCGCTTTTGGCCGCTCTGGTCAGGGTTGGGGCTGCTATGGCTGGTCGTTCAATTACCTTATAAAACCCAGCTGTGCATCGGTCGCGGGCTGGGTGCGCTGATGTACCGGGTAGCGGGGGACCGTCGACGCATTGCTGCCCGTAACCTCGAATTGTGCTTCCCGGAAAAAACCGCCGCTGAACGCAAGCGCTTGCTCAAGGACAATTTTGCGTCCACGGGTATCGCGTTCTTTGAAATGGCCATGAGCTGGTGGTGGTCCAGGCCGCGGCTGGCCAGGCTGGCTCATGTCGAAGGGCTGGAACACCTCAAGCAGGCTCAGCTGGATGGCAAGGGCGTGATCCTGATGGCGTTTCACTTCACCACGCTGGAAATCGGCGCTGCGCTGCTCGGTCAGAAGCACACGATCGATGGCATGTACCGTGAGCACAAGAACCCGCTGTTCGACTTTATCCAGCGACGGGGCCGTGAGCGGCACAATGTCGACTCGCTGGCAGTGGAGCGTGATGACGTTCGCGGGATGCTCAAGTTACTGCGTTCCGGGCGGGCGATCTGGTATGCGCCCGACCAGGATTACGGCGCCAAGCAAAGCATTTTCGTGCCGCTATTCGGTATCCCGGCGGCGACCGTCACCGCGACCAGTAAATTCGCCAGACTGGGCAAGGCGCAGGTTGTGCCCTTTACTCAACAACGGCTGGCCGATGGCAGCGGTTATAAACTGGTCATTCATCCTCCCCTGAAGGACTTTCCCGGAGAAAGCGATGAGGCTGATTGCCTGCGAATCAATCACTGGGTCGAGCGAGCGGTGCGTGAGTGTCCCGAGCAATACTTGTGGGCCCATCGCCGCTTCAAGACCCGCCCGCCGGGCGAGCCAAAGCTCTACGACAAGCGTCGCTGA
- a CDS encoding MlaA family lipoprotein, giving the protein MAKRLLLLAALLGASFAQADNSKAHTERTQDIDGFTQPLKLLKFNPGLDQREFERATMNALNVYDPLESINRRIYHFNYRFDQWVFLPVVDGYRYVTPSFLRTGVSNFFNNLGDVPNLFNSLLQLKGQRSLETTGRLLLNTTLGVAGLWDPATAMGLPRQSEDFGQTLGFYGVPGGAYLMLPILGPSNLRDTTGRLVDYGAEQQINFLNVAHESTRHPEIWVLGAVDKRYTTSFRYGQFDSPFEYDKLRYIYTEARKLQIAE; this is encoded by the coding sequence GTGGCTAAACGACTATTGCTTCTCGCCGCGCTACTGGGTGCAAGTTTCGCCCAGGCGGACAACAGCAAAGCGCATACCGAGCGCACGCAAGACATCGACGGCTTCACTCAGCCGCTGAAATTGCTGAAGTTCAATCCGGGTCTCGACCAGCGCGAGTTCGAGCGCGCCACCATGAACGCGCTCAACGTGTATGACCCGCTGGAATCGATCAATCGCAGGATCTACCACTTCAACTACCGCTTCGATCAGTGGGTCTTCCTGCCTGTGGTCGACGGTTACCGCTATGTCACCCCCAGCTTTCTACGCACCGGGGTGAGTAACTTCTTCAACAATCTGGGTGATGTGCCCAACCTGTTCAACAGCCTGTTGCAGCTCAAGGGGCAGCGCTCGCTGGAGACCACCGGCCGCTTGTTGCTGAACACAACGCTGGGGGTCGCAGGACTGTGGGACCCGGCCACGGCAATGGGCCTTCCCCGCCAGAGCGAAGACTTCGGGCAAACCCTGGGGTTTTATGGTGTACCGGGCGGCGCGTACCTGATGCTGCCGATTCTCGGCCCTTCAAACCTGCGCGACACCACCGGGCGGCTGGTCGACTATGGCGCCGAACAGCAGATCAACTTCCTCAATGTGGCTCATGAAAGCACCCGTCATCCGGAAATCTGGGTACTGGGCGCGGTAGACAAACGCTATACCACCAGCTTCCGCTACGGCCAGTTCGACTCGCCATTCGAATATGACAAGTTACGCTATATCTACACCGAAGCCCGCAAGTTGCAGATCGCCGAATAG
- a CDS encoding RluA family pseudouridine synthase, which translates to MPLSNIHIIHQDAGVLVVNKPTLLLSVPGRAEDNKDCLITRLQENGYPEARIVHRLDWETSGIILLARDADTHRELSRQFHDRETEKAYTALAWGQPELDSGTIDLPLRYDPPTKPRHVVDHEFGKNALTFWKVLERCGDYCRVELTPITGRSHQLRVHMLSIGHPLLGDGLYAHPQALAAWPRLCLHASMLSFTHPQTGERLRFECPAPF; encoded by the coding sequence ATGCCGTTGTCGAATATCCACATCATCCATCAGGACGCAGGCGTTCTGGTCGTCAACAAACCGACGTTGCTGCTTTCGGTGCCGGGCCGGGCCGAAGACAACAAGGATTGCCTGATCACTCGCCTGCAAGAAAACGGCTATCCGGAAGCGCGCATTGTCCATCGCCTGGACTGGGAAACTTCCGGAATCATTCTGCTGGCCCGGGATGCGGATACCCATCGAGAATTGTCGCGCCAGTTTCACGACCGCGAAACTGAAAAAGCCTACACCGCTTTGGCCTGGGGTCAGCCCGAACTCGACAGCGGCACCATTGATCTGCCCTTGCGTTACGACCCGCCCACCAAGCCTCGGCATGTGGTCGATCACGAGTTTGGTAAAAACGCACTGACGTTCTGGAAAGTCCTGGAACGCTGTGGCGACTATTGCCGAGTTGAGCTGACGCCCATTACCGGACGTTCGCACCAGTTGCGCGTGCACATGCTGTCTATCGGTCATCCACTGTTGGGTGACGGGCTTTACGCTCACCCACAGGCCCTGGCCGCCTGGCCGCGCCTGTGCCTGCATGCCAGCATGCTCAGCTTCACCCACCCGCAAACCGGCGAGCGCCTGCGCTTCGAGTGTCCGGCACCGTTTTAA
- the minE gene encoding cell division topological specificity factor MinE produces the protein MNIFDFFRANKKTTTASVAKERLQIIVAHERGQRTSPDYLPALQKELVEVIRKYVNIESDQVQVALENQGSCSILELNITLPDR, from the coding sequence ATGAATATTTTTGACTTCTTTCGTGCCAACAAAAAGACCACTACCGCGTCGGTCGCGAAAGAGCGTCTACAGATTATCGTGGCGCACGAACGCGGCCAACGCACCAGTCCTGACTACCTGCCAGCCCTGCAAAAAGAGCTGGTCGAAGTGATCCGCAAATACGTCAACATCGAGTCAGATCAAGTACAGGTTGCACTGGAAAACCAGGGCAGCTGCTCGATTCTGGAACTCAATATCACACTGCCTGATCGCTGA
- a CDS encoding mechanosensitive ion channel family protein, with translation MFLRLFALPSYLLICLLALLPVASTQAAGLPGLLGSSTSQAQPTEPLGQSLDEVIKNLENDQQRSKLLADLKKLRDATKQAQPEAEIGVLGLIGSTLSDLEKQFSGDDSPTYRWSREIEQAKDELVALMLPASQWLPIIFAFALIIMVWSLLAALLIWVSHRVRLRFGLSEELPQHPKAVDMLRFALRKLGPWLVALVITVYMSYALPSSLGKDLAMVLAYALVIGTCFSATCVILFSLLDGPHRHHALHILRHQAFRPLWWIGSFAAFGEALSDPRLVATLGVHLAHTAATFANVMAALSTGLFIIRFRRPIAHLIRNQPLSRRLTRRALSDSIELIGTYWYVAALILVGVSLVATFISAGDTSTALRQSLICTVLVVLCMVINGLVRRHALKPQRGHKRHALYSDRLKSFVYTLVHLMVWLVFIELGLRVWGMSLISFTEGDGHEVSVKLFSLGGTLLFAWLIWILSDTAVHHALTRSRKGLANARAQTMMPLIRNVLFVAIFIIALIVALANMGMNVTPLLAGAGVIGLAIGFGAQSLVADLITGLFIIIEDSLAIDDYVDVGGHLGTVEGLTIRTVRLRDIDGIVHTIPFSEIKSIKNYSREFGYAIFRVAIPYNMEIDDAIKLMRDVGQKMRTDPLQRRNIWSPLEIQGVESFESGSAILRARFKTAPIKQWEVSRAFNLSLKRHLDEAGLDLATPRLSVQVVTTSGGILQKD, from the coding sequence GTGTTCCTTCGTCTGTTCGCACTGCCCTCCTACCTGCTTATTTGCTTGCTGGCCTTGCTGCCCGTGGCGTCAACTCAGGCCGCGGGCTTGCCAGGCTTGCTTGGCAGCTCGACAAGCCAGGCGCAACCGACTGAGCCGTTAGGGCAGTCGCTGGACGAGGTGATCAAGAACCTGGAGAACGATCAGCAACGCAGCAAGTTATTGGCTGATCTGAAGAAGCTGCGCGACGCGACCAAACAGGCGCAGCCCGAAGCCGAAATCGGCGTTCTGGGGCTGATCGGCAGCACCCTCAGCGACCTCGAAAAACAATTTTCGGGCGATGACAGCCCTACCTATCGCTGGTCCCGGGAAATTGAACAGGCCAAGGATGAGCTCGTCGCATTAATGCTGCCGGCGAGCCAATGGCTACCGATCATTTTTGCCTTTGCGCTGATTATCATGGTGTGGAGCCTGCTGGCCGCGTTGCTGATTTGGGTGAGCCATCGGGTACGCCTGCGCTTTGGCCTCAGCGAAGAATTGCCACAACACCCCAAAGCCGTCGATATGTTGCGTTTTGCCTTGCGCAAGCTGGGCCCCTGGCTGGTGGCGCTGGTGATCACCGTGTACATGAGCTATGCCTTGCCGTCGTCGCTGGGCAAAGACCTGGCGATGGTGCTCGCATATGCCCTGGTGATCGGCACCTGTTTCTCTGCCACGTGCGTCATCCTCTTTTCCTTGCTTGACGGCCCGCACCGCCACCATGCCCTGCATATTCTTCGGCATCAGGCCTTTCGCCCGCTGTGGTGGATCGGCAGTTTTGCGGCCTTTGGCGAGGCGCTGAGCGATCCGAGACTGGTCGCCACACTCGGCGTGCATCTGGCCCATACCGCCGCCACCTTTGCCAATGTCATGGCTGCACTGTCCACCGGGCTGTTCATCATTCGCTTCCGGCGCCCCATCGCCCACCTGATCCGCAACCAGCCGCTGTCCCGTCGTCTGACCCGACGCGCATTGAGTGACAGCATCGAGCTCATCGGCACCTACTGGTACGTGGCGGCATTGATTCTGGTAGGCGTTTCACTGGTCGCGACCTTTATATCGGCGGGCGATACCAGCACCGCCTTGCGCCAGTCGCTGATCTGTACCGTACTGGTGGTGTTGTGCATGGTGATCAACGGCCTGGTACGCCGGCATGCGCTAAAACCCCAGCGCGGACACAAACGCCACGCACTGTATTCCGATCGCTTGAAAAGTTTCGTCTACACCCTCGTCCATTTAATGGTCTGGCTCGTGTTCATCGAACTGGGGCTGCGGGTGTGGGGCATGTCGCTGATTAGCTTCACCGAGGGCGATGGCCATGAGGTCAGTGTCAAATTGTTCAGCCTCGGCGGGACGCTGCTGTTTGCCTGGCTGATCTGGATTCTGTCCGATACCGCCGTGCACCATGCCCTGACCCGCTCACGCAAAGGCTTGGCCAATGCCCGCGCACAAACCATGATGCCGCTGATCCGCAACGTTCTGTTTGTAGCAATCTTCATCATTGCGCTGATCGTTGCCCTGGCAAACATGGGCATGAACGTAACGCCTCTGCTGGCCGGTGCGGGCGTCATCGGTCTGGCCATTGGTTTCGGTGCTCAATCACTGGTTGCCGATCTGATTACCGGCCTGTTCATCATCATCGAAGACTCCCTGGCCATCGACGACTACGTGGATGTCGGCGGCCACCTGGGGACAGTAGAAGGCCTGACAATTCGAACCGTGCGCCTGCGGGACATCGATGGCATCGTGCACACCATCCCGTTCAGCGAGATCAAAAGCATCAAGAACTACTCTCGTGAGTTCGGTTACGCGATCTTCCGGGTAGCGATCCCCTACAACATGGAAATAGACGACGCGATCAAGCTGATGCGTGATGTCGGCCAAAAAATGCGCACTGATCCGCTGCAACGTCGCAACATCTGGTCGCCGCTGGAGATTCAGGGCGTGGAGAGTTTTGAGTCGGGCAGTGCGATTCTACGTGCGCGCTTCAAGACGGCACCGATCAAACAATGGGAAGTATCCCGCGCCTTCAACCTGTCGCTGAAGCGGCACCTGGATGAAGCCGGCCTGGACCTCGCCACCCCGCGCCTGAGCGTGCAGGTGGTGACCACCAGCGGCGGGATTTTGCAGAAGGATTGA
- the minD gene encoding septum site-determining protein MinD, producing the protein MAKILVVTSGKGGVGKTTTSAAIGTGLALRGHKTVIVDFDVGLRNLDLIMGCECRVVYDFVNVVNGEANLQQALIKDKRLENLYVLAASQTRDKEALTKEGVEKVLMELKETFEFVVCDSPAGIETGAHLAMYFADEAIVVTNPEVSSVRDSDRMLGLLASKSRRAELGEEPIREHLLLTRYNPERVSKGEMLGVEDVKEILAVALLGVIPESQAVLKASNQGVPVILDDQSDAGQAYSDAVDRLLGKTVEHRFLDVTKKGFFERLFGGN; encoded by the coding sequence TTGGCCAAGATTCTAGTGGTTACATCCGGCAAGGGTGGTGTGGGTAAGACCACCACCAGCGCCGCTATCGGTACCGGCCTCGCTCTGCGCGGCCACAAAACAGTGATCGTCGACTTCGACGTTGGCTTGCGTAACCTGGACTTGATCATGGGTTGCGAGTGCCGCGTGGTGTACGACTTCGTCAACGTGGTCAATGGCGAAGCCAACCTGCAGCAGGCCCTGATCAAAGACAAGCGTCTGGAAAACCTCTACGTACTGGCTGCCAGCCAGACGCGTGACAAGGAAGCCCTGACCAAGGAAGGCGTCGAAAAAGTTCTGATGGAACTTAAAGAAACCTTCGAATTCGTGGTCTGCGACTCCCCGGCCGGTATCGAAACCGGCGCTCACCTGGCCATGTACTTCGCCGATGAAGCGATTGTCGTGACCAACCCTGAAGTGTCTTCGGTACGTGACTCCGACCGCATGCTCGGCCTGCTGGCCAGCAAGTCGCGTCGTGCCGAACTGGGCGAAGAACCGATCCGCGAGCACTTGCTGCTGACCCGCTACAACCCCGAGCGCGTGAGCAAGGGCGAGATGCTGGGCGTAGAAGACGTTAAAGAGATTCTGGCCGTAGCCCTGCTGGGCGTGATTCCAGAATCCCAGGCGGTACTCAAAGCATCCAACCAGGGCGTGCCCGTGATCCTTGATGATCAGAGCGACGCCGGTCAGGCTTACAGCGATGCGGTTGATCGCTTGCTGGGCAAAACCGTGGAACACCGTTTCCTCGATGTGACGAAGAAGGGATTCTTCGAGCGCCTGTTTGGAGGCAACTAA
- a CDS encoding serine/threonine protein kinase, whose protein sequence is MLRSLPLAALLAGLILSASAQAVDIDPATYGYPITNPFEATIATTPPEMRPLLPHEEDINQSDYSLSLRPEREFTLPANFWAVKKLTYRMAKQDHPAPLMFLIAGTGAAYDSSLNEYLKKLFYQEGYHVVQLSSPTSYDFMSAASRLATPGISQYDAEDLYHVMQAIRAQQADVPVTDYYLSGYSLGALNAAFVSHLDETRKSFNFKKVLMLNPPVNLYTSISNLDKLVQTEVKGIDNNTTFYELVLGKLTRFFQQKGHIDLNAALVYDLQNSKERLTNEQMAMLIGTMFRFSSADIVFTSDLINRRGLITPLNYPITESTSLTPFLKRSLQCDFDCYLTEQVIPMWRARTDGGGLLQLIDQVSLYALKDYMQNSPKIAVMHNADDIILGPGDLGFLRKTFGDRLTVYPYGGHCGNLNYRVNADAMLEFFRG, encoded by the coding sequence ATGCTTCGTTCTCTACCCCTCGCTGCCTTATTGGCCGGCCTAATATTGAGTGCGTCAGCACAGGCGGTCGATATCGACCCCGCCACCTATGGCTACCCCATCACCAACCCGTTCGAGGCTACGATTGCCACGACGCCACCGGAGATGCGCCCTCTACTGCCCCATGAAGAGGACATCAACCAGTCGGATTACAGCCTTAGCCTGCGACCAGAACGTGAGTTCACGCTGCCGGCGAACTTCTGGGCCGTGAAAAAACTGACCTACCGCATGGCCAAGCAAGACCATCCAGCCCCCTTGATGTTCCTGATTGCCGGTACGGGTGCCGCCTATGACAGCAGCCTCAACGAGTACCTGAAAAAACTCTTCTACCAAGAGGGTTATCACGTTGTGCAGCTGTCATCACCCACCAGCTATGACTTCATGAGCGCTGCCTCGCGCCTGGCCACTCCGGGTATCAGTCAGTACGACGCCGAAGACCTGTATCACGTCATGCAAGCGATACGCGCTCAGCAAGCCGATGTGCCGGTCACCGACTATTACCTTAGCGGCTACAGCCTGGGCGCTCTGAATGCTGCTTTTGTCAGCCACCTGGACGAAACCCGCAAATCGTTCAACTTCAAAAAAGTATTGATGCTCAACCCCCCCGTCAATCTCTACACCTCGATCAGCAATCTCGACAAGCTGGTCCAGACCGAGGTCAAGGGCATCGACAACAACACCACCTTTTACGAGTTGGTACTGGGCAAGCTGACCCGCTTCTTCCAGCAAAAAGGTCATATCGACCTGAATGCGGCGCTGGTCTACGACTTGCAGAATTCCAAGGAACGGTTGACCAACGAACAGATGGCGATGCTGATCGGCACCATGTTCCGCTTCTCGTCGGCCGATATCGTGTTCACCTCGGACCTGATCAACCGCCGGGGCCTGATCACCCCACTGAATTACCCGATTACCGAAAGCACCAGCCTGACGCCGTTCCTCAAGCGTTCGTTGCAGTGCGACTTTGACTGTTACCTGACCGAGCAGGTCATCCCCATGTGGCGCGCTCGAACAGATGGTGGGGGGTTGTTGCAGTTGATTGACCAGGTCAGTCTCTACGCGCTCAAGGACTACATGCAGAACAGCCCGAAGATTGCCGTGATGCACAACGCCGACGACATTATTCTCGGCCCCGGCGACCTGGGTTTTCTGCGCAAAACCTTTGGCGACCGTCTGACGGTTTACCCCTATGGCGGCCACTGCGGCAACCTTAACTATCGTGTAAACGCTGACGCTATGCTGGAGTTCTTCCGTGGCTAA
- the minC gene encoding septum site-determining protein MinC has translation MSPTESLDQAPVFQLKGSMLAITVLELAHNNLEALDRQLAAKVAQAPNFFSNTPLVLALDKLPASEGAIDLPALMRVCRQHGLRTLAIRASRIEDIAAAIAIDLPVLPPSGAREQPIEPVEAVPKKPEKPAEPVIRPTKIITSPVRGGQTIYAEGCDLVVVASVSPGAELMADGNIHVYGPMRGRALAGHKGNAKARIFCQQLSAELVSIAGKYKVSEDLRRDPLWGAGVQISLSSDMLNITRL, from the coding sequence ATGAGCCCAACCGAATCGCTAGACCAAGCCCCTGTGTTCCAGTTAAAGGGCAGTATGCTCGCCATTACGGTGCTGGAACTGGCACACAACAACCTTGAAGCCCTTGATCGCCAACTGGCTGCCAAAGTGGCACAAGCACCGAATTTTTTCAGCAACACTCCGCTGGTACTGGCACTGGACAAGTTGCCCGCCAGCGAAGGTGCAATCGATCTGCCGGCCTTGATGCGCGTGTGCCGCCAACATGGCCTGCGTACCCTGGCCATTCGTGCCAGCCGTATCGAAGATATCGCCGCTGCCATCGCCATCGACCTGCCCGTGCTGCCACCCTCCGGTGCACGTGAGCAGCCGATCGAGCCTGTAGAGGCCGTGCCCAAAAAACCTGAAAAACCGGCCGAGCCCGTGATCAGGCCAACCAAGATCATTACCAGCCCGGTACGTGGTGGCCAGACGATATACGCCGAAGGCTGCGACCTGGTCGTCGTCGCTTCAGTGAGTCCCGGTGCGGAACTTATGGCCGATGGAAACATCCATGTGTACGGGCCTATGCGCGGTCGAGCGCTGGCTGGCCATAAAGGCAATGCCAAAGCGCGCATTTTTTGCCAGCAACTGAGCGCCGAGCTGGTGTCCATTGCCGGCAAGTACAAGGTCAGTGAAGACCTGCGCCGTGATCCCTTGTGGGGAGCAGGTGTTCAAATCAGTCTGTCAAGCGACATGTTGAACATCACCCGTCTTTAA
- a CDS encoding patatin-like phospholipase family protein, translating into MSTGAPVTGLILSGGGARAAYQVGVLAAIAELLPGGAANPFPVIVGTSAGAINAVSLASGALDFARAVEHLTAFWQGFESHRVLRSDWPGVIHQAGRFVGHSLLGVGADVPVALLNSSPLRDLLDEKINFSGIQQAIAEQQLHAIAVTAFGYSSGQAVTFYQGKGVIDGWLRHRRIGLSTLLTVEHLLASSAIPLLFAPIKIGEEYFGDGALRQSAPISPALHLGATRVLVVGVSGNPRGPDMQGGQQRQYSAQQPTLAQIGGHMLNSTFIDSLESDIELLERLNHFSSLLPAQPHSLGLAPIEVLVIAPSQPIDEIAARHRHELPSALRMFLRGPGATKTSGAGVLSYLLFESGYCQELIALGRRDALAKREELCRFLQAD; encoded by the coding sequence GTGAGCACGGGCGCGCCGGTCACGGGGCTGATTCTTTCAGGTGGCGGCGCGCGGGCTGCTTATCAGGTGGGGGTATTGGCAGCAATTGCAGAACTGCTGCCCGGTGGTGCTGCCAACCCGTTCCCGGTGATTGTCGGGACCTCGGCGGGGGCAATCAATGCGGTCAGCCTGGCCAGTGGCGCACTGGATTTCGCCCGGGCTGTCGAGCACCTGACTGCATTCTGGCAAGGATTCGAGAGTCATCGCGTCCTGCGCAGCGATTGGCCGGGAGTGATTCACCAGGCCGGGCGATTTGTCGGTCACAGCCTGCTGGGGGTTGGCGCCGATGTGCCGGTGGCACTGCTCAATAGTTCACCCTTGCGCGATTTGCTGGATGAAAAAATCAACTTCTCGGGCATACAGCAGGCCATTGCCGAACAGCAATTGCATGCGATTGCCGTGACTGCGTTTGGTTACTCTTCCGGACAGGCGGTGACTTTTTACCAGGGCAAGGGCGTGATCGATGGCTGGCTAAGGCATCGACGGATTGGTTTGTCCACGTTGTTGACTGTCGAGCACCTGCTGGCAAGCTCGGCGATCCCGCTGCTGTTCGCGCCGATCAAAATTGGCGAAGAGTATTTTGGTGATGGCGCGTTGCGCCAGTCTGCGCCCATCAGCCCTGCGTTGCATTTGGGGGCGACCCGGGTGCTGGTGGTTGGCGTGAGCGGCAACCCGCGAGGCCCGGATATGCAGGGCGGCCAGCAACGACAGTACAGTGCTCAGCAGCCGACGCTGGCCCAAATTGGCGGGCACATGCTCAACAGTACGTTCATTGACAGTCTCGAAAGCGATATCGAGTTGCTGGAGCGTCTTAACCACTTCAGCAGTTTGTTGCCTGCACAACCCCATAGTCTGGGATTGGCGCCGATTGAGGTGCTGGTGATTGCCCCGAGCCAACCTATCGATGAAATTGCCGCCCGACATCGTCACGAGCTGCCTTCAGCCCTGCGCATGTTTTTGCGTGGGCCGGGTGCCACAAAAACCAGCGGCGCCGGTGTGTTGAGCTATTTGTTGTTTGAGTCGGGTTACTGTCAGGAACTGATCGCGTTGGGTCGACGTGATGCCCTGGCCAAGCGCGAAGAGCTTTGTCGTTTTTTGCAGGCAGATTGA